One Massilia sp. 9096 genomic window carries:
- a CDS encoding glycosyltransferase 87 family protein, with product MRFLKIRLTAFEAWLDRRTALLNHLPNAKRAALLAPVLFGLFSVWMGQDINWDMQNYHWYNAYALFNGRLDIDIAPGQFQSYFNPTIDILYWLMNQALPPPIVGFVMGFLHGLNFLLLFAIARQLFGSAGTSRLPLFLAAAGVCSAGFLSELGNTMGDNTTALLVLSSLLLVLRKWQGLQSGSRAAVGMPFLAGILMGVGAGLKLTNACYAVALTLALLSLPINVGRRLTASMVYGCGVVAGLVASAGYWWSIMWRHFGSPLFPQFNSIFRSPFATQVGVVDTVHLPHGLLESLFWPFIFLADYKRVGEIPTRPVLMAALYAIAIVFAATWLVKRFNRPLQRVSVPMAPQARFVLLFGLVAYLVWMKLFSIYRYLVPLELLAPLMLWLLIERIVVRRHAARIGAWLIATTALAAFPIMSWGHANWTHAGFSAQFPTFERPSATIVFTAHGDPPMGWLATFVPPEVRVIGLGLGVPLAPAWVDRIQAAIAARPGPHYVMVATAKNEKEGGLQRKLAVANALGLTADASSCARLDRLLHRVRFQVQVKFAPEAGHACTLELQPQYRVDLAARDAAILQTAQANLAAFGLQADAAACRRYPAAIGTEAFPFRLCPVSRQ from the coding sequence ATGCGTTTCCTGAAAATCCGACTTACCGCCTTTGAAGCCTGGCTAGACCGTCGAACGGCTTTGCTGAACCACTTACCGAATGCAAAACGAGCCGCCCTGCTCGCTCCAGTGCTGTTCGGTCTGTTTTCCGTCTGGATGGGCCAGGACATCAATTGGGACATGCAAAATTACCACTGGTATAACGCATACGCCCTGTTCAACGGCCGCCTGGATATCGATATCGCACCTGGCCAGTTCCAGAGCTATTTCAATCCGACGATCGATATCCTGTATTGGCTGATGAATCAGGCCTTGCCGCCGCCCATCGTCGGCTTTGTCATGGGCTTTCTGCATGGGTTGAATTTCCTGCTGCTGTTCGCCATCGCGCGTCAGTTGTTCGGCAGCGCGGGCACGAGCCGCCTGCCCCTGTTCCTGGCGGCGGCCGGCGTCTGCAGCGCAGGCTTCCTGTCCGAGTTGGGCAATACGATGGGGGACAATACGACGGCGTTGCTGGTGCTGTCATCCTTGTTGCTGGTCTTGCGAAAATGGCAGGGTTTGCAGAGCGGGTCCCGCGCTGCAGTCGGCATGCCGTTCCTCGCAGGCATCCTGATGGGGGTGGGGGCCGGCCTGAAACTGACCAACGCATGCTACGCCGTGGCCCTGACGCTCGCCTTGCTGTCCTTGCCGATCAACGTCGGCCGGCGCCTGACGGCGTCCATGGTGTACGGGTGCGGGGTAGTGGCGGGACTGGTCGCCTCGGCCGGCTATTGGTGGTCGATCATGTGGCGCCATTTTGGCAGCCCGCTGTTTCCTCAATTTAACAGTATCTTCCGCAGCCCATTCGCGACGCAAGTCGGCGTGGTCGATACCGTCCACCTTCCACACGGCCTGCTCGAATCGCTTTTCTGGCCCTTCATTTTTTTGGCGGACTACAAGCGCGTGGGCGAAATTCCCACCCGCCCTGTCCTGATGGCCGCGTTGTACGCCATCGCCATCGTCTTCGCCGCCACCTGGCTGGTGAAACGCTTCAACCGTCCACTCCAGCGCGTGTCCGTGCCGATGGCGCCGCAAGCCCGCTTCGTCCTTTTGTTCGGTCTGGTCGCCTACCTGGTCTGGATGAAACTGTTCAGCATTTACCGCTACCTGGTGCCGCTGGAATTGCTGGCGCCATTGATGCTGTGGCTACTGATCGAACGCATCGTCGTGCGCCGCCACGCCGCGCGTATCGGCGCCTGGCTGATTGCCACGACCGCCTTGGCCGCGTTTCCCATCATGTCCTGGGGCCATGCGAACTGGACGCATGCCGGATTCAGCGCGCAATTTCCCACGTTCGAACGGCCTTCGGCGACGATTGTCTTCACCGCCCATGGCGATCCACCGATGGGCTGGCTGGCGACCTTCGTGCCACCCGAGGTGCGTGTCATCGGGCTCGGACTGGGCGTACCGCTCGCGCCGGCCTGGGTCGACCGCATCCAAGCTGCCATCGCCGCCCGTCCGGGTCCGCATTACGTGATGGTGGCCACCGCCAAGAACGAAAAGGAAGGCGGCTTGCAGCGCAAGCTGGCGGTGGCGAATGCGCTCGGCCTGACCGCCGACGCCTCCAGCTGCGCGCGCCTGGACCGCCTGCTGCACCGGGTGCGCTTCCAGGTGCAGGTCAAGTTCGCGCCCGAGGCCGGGCACGCCTGCACGCTCGAGCTGCAGCCGCAGTACCGGGTCGACCTGGCGGCGCGCGACGCCGCGATCCTGCAGACCGCCCAGGCGAATCTGGCGGCCTTCGGCTTGCAGGCCGATGCCGCCGCTTGCCGCCGGTACCCCGCGGCGATCGGAACCGAAGCCTTCCCGTTCCGCTTGTGCCCGGTCAGCCGTCAATAA
- the cphA gene encoding cyanophycin synthetase translates to MTNKKDIEILRVTHLRGPNIWTYRPVIEAWLDIGELEEFPSNTLPGLYERLTGWLPGLVEHRCGVGERGGFLERLRDGTWAGHILEHVVLEVQNMAGMKTGFGKTRSTADRGIYKMAFRTRDEIVGRAALQAGHALLLAAINDTPFDLKASVAELTELVDRYCLGPSTASIVDAATERRIPSIRLTEGNLVQFGHGAAQRRIWTAETDRTSAIGESIASDKDLTKTLLASCGVPVPEGAIVRNPADAWEEAQDIGLPVAIKPVDGNHGRGVSLNLMNEADVHAAYAIASEEGDSSAVLVERFVPGNEHRLLVVGQKVVAAAKGESLWVTGDGASTIVGLCDSQINVDPRRGESEEHPLSLVKPQESDEIKLDLKRQGFTPESVPQAGQKVLIQLNGNVADDVTDQVHPDVAYMAALAARVVGLDIAGIDLVCEDIARPLEEQRGAIIEVNASPGLLAHIKPAQGQPRAVGQAIVEHLFADAADATGRIPLVGVTGTSPEAALVTRLVGTVLNHSGKHVGVANRDGLFLDGRRVTAKDGTRFDAGQRLLINRTVQAAVFESNARTILLEGLPYDRCLVGIVTDMGKVAEVEDLYVRDDDALFNVVRSQVDVVLSDGAAVLNAEDAQVVELAGLSDGAVIFYALEENNAVLQQHRAAGKRVVFLRDQHIVMAAGSEEAPLLGLAKIKPATVKHPAALLAAAAASWALDVPTDLICAGLRTHDAAAQAQAPARAKAAV, encoded by the coding sequence ATGACAAATAAGAAAGACATCGAAATTCTTCGTGTAACCCACCTGCGTGGACCGAACATCTGGACGTACCGCCCCGTCATCGAAGCCTGGCTCGACATCGGCGAACTCGAAGAATTTCCCTCGAATACCCTCCCCGGCCTGTACGAGCGCCTGACCGGCTGGCTGCCCGGCCTGGTCGAGCACCGCTGCGGCGTCGGCGAGCGCGGCGGCTTCCTCGAGCGCCTGCGCGACGGCACCTGGGCCGGCCACATCCTCGAGCACGTCGTGCTCGAAGTGCAGAACATGGCCGGCATGAAGACCGGCTTCGGCAAGACCCGCTCCACGGCCGACCGCGGCATCTACAAGATGGCGTTCCGCACGCGCGACGAGATCGTCGGCCGCGCCGCCCTGCAGGCCGGCCACGCGCTGCTGCTGGCGGCGATCAACGACACGCCGTTCGACCTGAAGGCCAGCGTGGCCGAGCTGACCGAGCTGGTCGACCGCTACTGCCTCGGTCCCTCGACCGCCAGCATCGTCGATGCCGCCACCGAGCGCCGCATCCCCTCGATCCGCCTCACCGAGGGCAACCTGGTGCAGTTCGGCCACGGCGCCGCCCAGCGCCGCATCTGGACCGCCGAGACCGACCGCACCAGCGCGATCGGCGAATCGATCGCCAGCGACAAGGACCTGACCAAGACCCTGCTGGCCTCGTGCGGCGTGCCGGTCCCGGAAGGCGCCATCGTGCGCAATCCGGCCGACGCCTGGGAAGAGGCGCAGGACATCGGCCTGCCGGTCGCCATCAAGCCGGTCGACGGCAACCACGGGCGCGGCGTCTCGCTCAACCTGATGAACGAAGCCGACGTCCACGCGGCCTATGCGATCGCCTCCGAAGAAGGCGATTCCAGCGCGGTGCTGGTCGAGCGCTTCGTGCCCGGCAACGAGCACCGCCTGCTGGTGGTCGGCCAGAAAGTCGTGGCCGCGGCCAAGGGCGAGTCGCTGTGGGTGACCGGCGACGGCGCGTCGACCATCGTCGGGCTGTGCGACAGCCAGATCAACGTCGACCCGCGCCGCGGCGAGAGCGAAGAACATCCGCTCAGCCTGGTCAAACCGCAGGAGAGCGACGAGATCAAGCTCGACCTCAAGCGCCAGGGCTTCACGCCCGAGTCCGTGCCGCAGGCCGGCCAGAAAGTGCTGATCCAGTTGAACGGCAACGTCGCCGACGACGTCACCGACCAGGTGCACCCGGACGTGGCCTACATGGCCGCGCTGGCGGCGCGCGTGGTCGGCCTGGACATCGCCGGCATCGACCTGGTGTGCGAAGACATCGCGCGTCCGCTCGAAGAACAGCGCGGCGCCATCATCGAAGTCAACGCCAGCCCGGGCCTGCTGGCCCACATCAAGCCGGCCCAGGGCCAGCCGCGTGCGGTCGGCCAGGCCATCGTCGAGCACCTGTTCGCGGACGCCGCCGACGCCACCGGCCGCATCCCGCTGGTCGGCGTGACCGGCACCTCGCCGGAAGCGGCGCTGGTCACGCGCCTGGTCGGCACCGTGCTGAACCACTCCGGCAAGCACGTCGGCGTGGCCAACCGCGACGGCCTGTTCCTCGACGGCCGCCGCGTCACGGCCAAGGACGGCACCCGTTTCGACGCCGGCCAGCGCCTGCTGATCAACCGCACCGTGCAGGCCGCCGTGTTCGAATCGAACGCGCGCACCATCCTGCTCGAAGGCCTGCCCTACGACCGCTGCCTGGTCGGCATCGTGACCGACATGGGCAAGGTCGCCGAGGTCGAAGACCTGTACGTGCGCGACGACGACGCCCTGTTCAACGTGGTGCGCAGCCAGGTCGACGTGGTGCTGTCCGATGGCGCCGCCGTGCTCAACGCCGAAGATGCGCAAGTGGTCGAGCTGGCCGGCCTGTCCGACGGCGCCGTGATCTTCTACGCGCTGGAGGAGAACAACGCGGTCCTGCAGCAGCACCGCGCGGCCGGCAAGCGCGTGGTGTTCCTGCGCGACCAGCACATCGTGATGGCCGCGGGCAGCGAGGAAGCGCCGCTGCTGGGCCTGGCCAAGATCAAGCCGGCCACCGTCAAGCACCCGGCGGCGCTGCTGGCCGCGGCCGCCGCCAGCTGGGCGCTGGACGTGCCGACCGACCTGATCTGCGCCGGCCTGCGCACCCACGACGCGGCCGCGCAGGCGCAGGCGCCCGCGCGCGCGAAGGCCGCGGTGTAA
- the cphA gene encoding cyanophycin synthetase translates to MEVSRVRALRGPNLWSHHTSVEAIVSCTPEEESIGALAGFEPRLRALFPQLGPLQPTGHDDTVPLAQVLEVAALALQAQAGCPVTFSRTTATLERGIYQVVVEYSEEDVGRLALELAEQLIAAARQDQPFDLEGALAQLRDLDEDVRLGPSTGSIVYAAVARGIPFRRLTEGSLVQFGWGSKQRRIQAAEIDATGAIAETIAQDKELTKKLLDAAGVPVPLGRTVTDPDDAWEAALDIGLPVVIKPRDGNQGKGVTVNVTTREQLSAGYLAASEFRDDIMVEKYLPGHDYRLLVVGDKLVAAARRDPPHVVGDGKSTVRQLVDTVNLDPRRGSGHATSLTKIRFDDIALASLAKQDMDADSVAPKGKRVTLRNNANLSTGGSATDVTDDVHPEVAARAIAAAQMVGLDICGVDLVCDSVLKPIEDQGGGIVEVNAAPGLRMHISPSFGKGRAVGEAIMDTLYAPGDDGRIPVVAVTGTNGKTTTVRLIAHLLASSGLRTGMTNTDGVYIQGRRIDSGDCSGPRSARNVLLHPDVDAAVFETARGGILREGLAFDRCEVGVVTNIGSGDHLGLNYITTLEDLAVLKRVIVQNVAPTGMAVLNAADPIVAGMAENTRGDITYFAQDCSLPLMQKHRARGRRIVYVDNGDLVCAQGKTEQRVALAEVPITRGGIIGFQVENTMAAVAAAWAVGISWDAIRLGLKTFVGESDNAPGRFNVFDYKGATVIADYGHNPDAIQALVNAVESMPAKRRSVVISGAGDRRDEDIRDQTRILGKAFDDVLLYEDQCQRGRSEGEVVALLRQGLIDATRTSHVDEIKGEFVAIDTALARLQPGDLSLILIDQVDEALAHIARRVGEAQA, encoded by the coding sequence ATGGAAGTATCACGCGTACGGGCCCTGCGCGGGCCCAACCTCTGGAGCCATCACACCTCGGTGGAGGCGATCGTGTCCTGCACGCCGGAGGAAGAGTCGATCGGCGCGCTGGCCGGGTTCGAGCCGCGCCTGCGCGCGCTGTTCCCGCAGCTCGGCCCGCTGCAGCCGACCGGCCACGACGACACCGTCCCGCTGGCCCAGGTGCTGGAAGTGGCGGCCCTGGCCCTGCAGGCCCAGGCCGGCTGCCCGGTCACCTTCAGCCGCACCACCGCCACGCTCGAGCGCGGCATCTACCAGGTGGTGGTCGAATACAGCGAGGAAGACGTCGGCCGCCTGGCGCTGGAACTGGCCGAACAGCTGATCGCCGCCGCACGCCAGGACCAGCCGTTCGACCTGGAAGGCGCGCTGGCCCAGCTGCGCGACCTCGACGAGGACGTGCGCCTCGGCCCCTCCACCGGCTCGATCGTCTACGCCGCCGTGGCGCGCGGCATCCCGTTCCGCCGCTTGACCGAAGGCAGCCTGGTGCAGTTCGGCTGGGGCAGCAAGCAGCGCCGCATCCAGGCCGCCGAGATCGACGCCACCGGCGCCATCGCCGAGACCATCGCCCAGGACAAGGAACTGACCAAGAAGCTGCTCGACGCGGCCGGCGTGCCGGTGCCGCTGGGCCGCACCGTGACCGACCCGGACGACGCCTGGGAAGCCGCACTGGACATCGGCCTGCCGGTCGTAATCAAGCCGCGAGACGGCAACCAGGGCAAGGGCGTGACCGTCAACGTGACCACGCGCGAGCAGCTGAGCGCGGGCTATCTCGCCGCCTCGGAATTCCGCGACGACATCATGGTCGAGAAGTACCTGCCGGGCCACGACTACCGCCTGCTGGTGGTCGGCGACAAGCTGGTCGCCGCCGCCCGGCGCGACCCGCCGCACGTGGTCGGCGACGGCAAGAGCACGGTGCGCCAGCTGGTCGACACCGTCAACCTCGACCCGCGCCGCGGCTCCGGCCACGCCACCTCGCTCACCAAGATCCGCTTCGACGACATCGCGCTGGCGTCGCTCGCCAAGCAGGACATGGATGCCGACTCGGTCGCGCCGAAAGGCAAGCGCGTCACGCTGCGCAACAACGCCAACCTCTCGACCGGCGGCTCGGCCACCGACGTCACCGACGACGTCCATCCGGAAGTCGCCGCGCGCGCGATCGCGGCCGCGCAGATGGTCGGCCTGGACATCTGCGGCGTCGACCTGGTGTGCGACAGCGTGCTCAAACCGATAGAAGACCAGGGCGGCGGCATCGTCGAGGTCAACGCGGCGCCCGGCCTGCGCATGCACATCTCGCCCTCGTTCGGCAAAGGCCGCGCGGTCGGCGAAGCGATCATGGACACCCTGTACGCCCCGGGCGACGACGGCCGCATCCCGGTCGTGGCCGTGACCGGCACCAACGGCAAGACCACCACCGTGCGCCTGATCGCGCACCTGCTGGCCAGCTCGGGCCTGCGCACCGGCATGACCAACACCGACGGCGTATACATCCAGGGCCGCCGCATCGACAGCGGCGACTGCAGCGGTCCGCGCAGCGCGCGCAACGTGCTGCTGCACCCGGACGTCGACGCGGCCGTGTTCGAGACCGCGCGCGGCGGCATCCTGCGCGAAGGCCTGGCCTTCGACCGCTGCGAGGTCGGCGTGGTCACCAACATCGGCTCGGGCGACCACCTCGGCCTGAACTACATCACCACGCTGGAAGACCTGGCGGTACTGAAACGCGTGATCGTCCAGAACGTGGCGCCGACCGGCATGGCGGTGCTCAACGCCGCCGACCCGATCGTGGCCGGCATGGCCGAGAACACGCGCGGCGACATCACCTACTTCGCCCAGGATTGCTCGCTGCCGCTGATGCAGAAGCACCGCGCACGCGGCCGCCGCATCGTCTACGTCGACAACGGCGACCTGGTCTGCGCCCAGGGCAAGACCGAGCAACGCGTCGCGCTGGCGGAAGTGCCGATCACGCGCGGCGGCATCATCGGCTTCCAAGTCGAGAACACGATGGCCGCGGTGGCGGCGGCGTGGGCGGTCGGGATCTCCTGGGATGCGATCCGCCTCGGCCTGAAGACCTTCGTCGGCGAAAGCGACAACGCGCCGGGCCGCTTCAACGTGTTCGACTACAAGGGCGCGACCGTGATCGCCGACTACGGCCACAACCCGGACGCGATCCAGGCGCTGGTCAACGCGGTCGAGTCAATGCCGGCCAAGCGCCGCTCGGTCGTGATCTCCGGTGCGGGCGACCGCCGCGACGAGGACATCCGCGACCAGACCCGTATCCTCGGCAAGGCTTTCGATGACGTGCTGCTGTACGAAGACCAGTGCCAGCGCGGGCGTTCCGAGGGCGAAGTCGTCGCCCTGCTGCGCCAGGGTTTGATCGATGCGACCCGCACCAGCCACGTCGACGAGATCAAGGGCGAGTTCGTCGCCATCGACACGGCGCTGGCGCGCTTGCAGCCGGGCGACCTGTCCCTGATCCTGATCGACCAGGTCGACGAGGCGCTGGCTCACATCGCCAGGCGCGTCGGCGAAGCGCAGGCGTGA
- a CDS encoding hybrid sensor histidine kinase/response regulator gives MSESRRSQRIVVAIGTALLLTICAAFSYSVYHARESEEQEWSSQLDNTSLLLAEQTAHQMQAANLVLEGMLERIRMLEVSNRDELRERLSGAAEFQRLVDRKRAVPDIDVATVLDEDGDVVNITRRFPTPQLNLAERDFFVAQRDSASRGLYVSKPVRNKSNNEWTFYLTRRIEAPDGRFLGVVMVGLSPLRISEGYSKINLGKEASVTLYRSDFTVMARWPHIDNTMGMVNNSGVAYEVLGRRKLDHGVTFMEGPRRELQEVSDKRIGAARVIPQYPLMVAVCVTESLYLRQWREYAWQLAGAGLACLLAVCAALSGLLHSMRKHDHALEEQARLKAEADAANRAKSDFLAMMSHEIRTPLTAVIGFAEFLQRASTDPESAEFSAIIVRNGQHLLSLINDILDMSKIESGKLVLEQVPFAPSDAAAAAVSSLQGQAEARGIGLGLHFDGPLPSAALGDPTRWRQILLNLVSNAVKFTERGAVSVHLAYRGEDAMLVCTVRDSGIGMSPDQVERLFKPFEQADSSVMRRFGGTGLGLHLVQRLAAAMGGTVGVDSTLGQGTTMTVAVHAPLAHGATLLRVPSVGAIERVAAPPQLSGRVLLVEDGMDNRLLIGALLQGCGLEVIHAEDGEEGVRLAESSAPDLILMDIQMPRLDGVSALHRLRARGWTRPAIALTANVLHAERKRYLEAGFDACLAKPIDRAGLYALLARHLSALQPA, from the coding sequence ATGTCTGAATCGCGTCGCTCGCAGCGTATCGTCGTCGCCATCGGCACCGCCTTGCTGCTCACAATCTGTGCTGCTTTTTCGTATTCCGTGTACCACGCGCGTGAAAGCGAAGAGCAGGAATGGTCCAGTCAGCTCGACAACACCTCGCTGCTGCTGGCCGAACAGACTGCACACCAGATGCAGGCGGCCAACCTGGTGTTGGAAGGCATGCTCGAGCGCATCCGCATGCTGGAAGTCAGCAACCGCGACGAGCTGCGCGAACGGCTGTCCGGCGCGGCCGAATTCCAGCGCCTGGTCGACCGCAAGCGGGCCGTGCCCGACATCGACGTCGCCACCGTACTCGACGAGGATGGCGACGTGGTCAACATCACGCGCCGTTTTCCGACGCCGCAGTTGAACCTGGCCGAGCGCGATTTCTTCGTGGCCCAGCGCGATTCCGCCAGCCGTGGCCTGTACGTCAGCAAGCCGGTGCGCAACAAGAGCAACAACGAGTGGACGTTCTACCTGACGCGGCGCATCGAAGCGCCGGACGGCCGTTTCCTCGGCGTGGTGATGGTCGGGCTGTCGCCACTGCGGATCAGCGAGGGCTACAGCAAGATCAACCTCGGCAAGGAAGCCAGCGTGACGCTGTACCGCAGCGACTTCACCGTCATGGCGCGCTGGCCCCACATCGACAACACGATGGGCATGGTCAACAACAGCGGCGTGGCCTACGAAGTGCTCGGACGGCGCAAGCTGGACCACGGCGTGACGTTCATGGAGGGCCCGCGGCGCGAGTTGCAGGAGGTGAGCGACAAGCGCATCGGCGCGGCGCGCGTGATTCCGCAATACCCGTTGATGGTCGCCGTGTGCGTGACCGAGTCGCTGTACCTGCGCCAGTGGCGCGAGTATGCCTGGCAGCTGGCCGGGGCTGGCCTGGCCTGCCTGCTGGCGGTGTGCGCGGCGCTGAGCGGACTGCTGCATTCGATGCGCAAGCATGACCACGCGCTGGAGGAGCAGGCGCGCCTGAAGGCCGAGGCCGACGCCGCCAACCGCGCCAAGAGCGACTTCCTGGCCATGATGAGCCACGAGATCCGCACGCCGCTGACCGCCGTGATCGGCTTCGCCGAGTTCCTGCAGCGCGCCAGCACCGACCCGGAAAGCGCCGAGTTCAGCGCGATCATCGTGCGCAACGGCCAGCACCTGCTGTCGCTGATCAATGACATCCTCGACATGTCGAAGATCGAGTCCGGCAAGCTGGTCCTCGAACAGGTGCCGTTCGCGCCCAGCGACGCGGCGGCGGCGGCGGTCTCGTCGCTGCAGGGCCAGGCCGAGGCGCGCGGCATCGGGCTCGGGCTGCACTTCGACGGCCCCTTGCCGAGCGCCGCGCTGGGCGACCCGACGCGCTGGCGCCAGATCCTGCTCAACCTGGTGTCGAACGCGGTCAAGTTCACCGAGCGCGGCGCCGTCAGCGTGCACCTGGCTTACCGCGGCGAGGACGCCATGCTGGTCTGCACGGTGCGCGACAGCGGCATCGGCATGTCGCCGGACCAGGTCGAACGCCTGTTCAAGCCGTTCGAGCAGGCCGACAGCAGCGTGATGCGGCGCTTCGGCGGCACCGGCCTGGGCTTGCACCTGGTGCAGCGCCTCGCCGCGGCGATGGGTGGCACGGTCGGCGTCGACAGCACGCTCGGCCAGGGCACCACGATGACGGTGGCGGTGCACGCCCCGCTGGCGCACGGCGCCACGCTGCTGCGGGTGCCGTCGGTCGGCGCGATCGAACGCGTAGCCGCGCCGCCGCAGTTGTCGGGGCGCGTGCTGCTGGTCGAGGACGGGATGGATAACCGGCTGCTGATCGGCGCCCTGCTGCAGGGCTGCGGCCTGGAGGTGATCCATGCCGAGGACGGCGAGGAGGGCGTGCGCCTGGCCGAGTCGAGCGCACCGGACCTGATCCTGATGGACATCCAGATGCCGCGCCTGGATGGCGTCAGCGCGCTGCACCGCCTGCGCGCGCGCGGGTGGACGCGCCCGGCGATCGCGCTGACCGCCAACGTGCTGCATGCCGAGCGCAAGCGCTACCTGGAAGCCGGTTTCGACGCCTGCCTGGCCAAGCCGATCGACCGCGCCGGCTTGTATGCGCTGCTGGCCAGGCACTTGAGCGCGCTGCAGCCGGCCTGA